A stretch of Brassica napus cultivar Da-Ae chromosome C6, Da-Ae, whole genome shotgun sequence DNA encodes these proteins:
- the LOC111207247 gene encoding beta-glucuronosyltransferase GlcAT14A, translated as MKKLRSYYSNARHHQHHHSERRWILFPIVIASIFAFFLLFLTTLTSPTGARFLPFTRPVLLTGSGSSAFVESKIKPRPISSLPDPPRFAYLISGSAGDGKSLRRTLLALYHPNNRYVVHLERASSPEEREDLHGYIRNSSLFRRFQNVHMIEKANLVTYRGPTMVANTLHAAAILLREGAEWDWFINLSSSDYPLMTQDDLLHIFSHLPRDLNFIDHTSNIGWKASQRAKPVIIDPGLYLNKKSDVFWVTQRRSIPTAFKLFTGSAWMALSRPFIDYCIWGWDNLPRTVLMYYSNFLSSPEGYFHTVLCNAEEFRNTTVNSDLHFITWDNPPKQHPHHLTLADMDRMVNSNAPFARKFRREDPVLDKIDEELLNRGFGMPTPGGWCIGSHENGTDPCAVIGDTDVIRPGPGARRLESLVTSMLSTENFRPKQCK; from the exons atgaagaaactgagaagctATTACTCGAATGCGAGGCATCATCAGCATCACCACTCAGAGAGGAGATGGATTCTCTTCCCTATAGTGATCGCTTCAATCTTCGCTTTCTTCTTACTCTTCCTCACGACCCTCACTTCACCAACCGGAGCCCGTTTCCTCCCTTTCACCCGACCCGTTTTGTTAACCGGATCTGGGTCATCGGCCTTCGTCGAGTCCAAGATCAAACCCAGACCCATCTCCTCCCTCCCCGATCCGCCGCGATTCGCTTACTTGATTTCCGGATCCGCCGGCGACGGGAAGTCTCTCCGGCGAACCCTTCTGGCTCTTTACCATCCTAACAACCGCTACGTTGTTCATCTGGAAAGAGCTTCTTCCCCCGAGGAGAGAGAGGATCTCCATGGATACATTCGAAACTCGTCCTTGTTCCGAAGGTTTCAGAACGTTCATATGATTGAGAAAGCTAACCTCGTGACGTATCGTGGGCCGACGATGGTGGCGAATACGCTTCACGCCGCGGCGATTTTGCTCAGGGAGGGAGCTGAGTGGGACTGGTTCATCAATCTCAGCTCCTCTGATTATCCTCTTATGACTCAAGATG ATTTGTTGCATATATTCTCGCATTTGCCGCGGGATTTGAACTTCATTGATCATACTAGTAACATTGGATGGAAAGC ATCACAGAGAGCAAAACCGGTGATTATAGATCCTGGACTGTATTTGAACAAAAAGTCTGATGTTTTTTGGGTTACGCAAAGACGAAGCATCCCAACAGCATTCAAGCTCTTCACAG GCTCTGCTTGGATGGCTTTATCACGGCCATTCATTGACTATTGCATTTGGGGTTGGGATAATCTACCTCGGACCGTGTTAATGTACTACTCGaattttctctcttctccgGAAGGATATTTTCACACAGTTCTCTGCAACGCTGAGGAATTCAGAAACACAACTGTAAACAGCGACTTGCACTTCATAACGTGGGACAATCCGCCTAAGCAGCATCCACACCATCTCACTCTTGCAGATATGGATAGAATGGTCAATAGCAATGCCCCCTTTGCTAGAAAATTCAGAAGAGAAGATCCTGTTCTTGACAAGATTGATGAGGAGCTTCTTAACCGAGGTTTTGGGATGCCTACACCTGGTGGGTGGTGCATCGGGAGCCATGAAAACGGGACTGACCCTTGTGCTGTTATTGGTGATACTGATGTTATCAGGCCTGGTCCAGGTGCTAGACGGCTGGAGAGTCTTGTTACTTCGATGTTATCTACTGAGAATTTTCGACCAAAACAATGCAAGTAA
- the LOC111212552 gene encoding pentatricopeptide repeat-containing protein At5g39980, chloroplastic, which yields MYIDICSSSSPSLPSIPLTRPHIYTSIPFFTIPPESTQHRSLIFTVSASSSSSSQSTETKNVWRKQPEKSTSLKKHRRYQRSTFLDHKVDMDELLASIHQTHNEEELFSLLSLYKDRQLSIRFMVSLLSREQDWQRSLALLDWVHDEAKYTPSVFAYNVVLRNVLRAKQFDIAHGLFDEMRQRPLAPDRYTYSTLITSFGKEGMFDSALSWLQKMEQDRVSGDLVLYSNLIELSRRLCDYSKAISIFSRLKKSGITPDLVAYNSMINVYGKAKLFKEARLLMNEMKEAGVEPNTVSYSTLLSVYVENQKFLEALSVFAEMKEVNCPLDLTTCNVMIDVYGQLDMVKEADRLFWSMRKMDIEPNVVSYNTILRVYGEAELFGEAIHLFRLMQRKDIEQNVVTYNTMIKIYGKTLEHEKATNLVQEMQSRGIEPNAITYSTIISIWGKAGKLDRAATLFQKLRSSGVEIDQVLYQTMIVAYERVGLMGHAKRLLQELKRPDNIPRETAITILAKAGRIEEATWVFRQAFDSGEVKDISVFGCMINLYSRNQRYVNVIEVFEKMRSAGYFPDSNAIAIVLNAYGKQREFEKADTVYREMQEEGCVFPDEVHFQMLSLYSSKKDFEMVESLFERLESDPNINSKELHLVVAALYERADKLNDASRVMNRMRERGLLKPFSR from the coding sequence ATGTACATAGACATCTGCTCATCATCATCTCCTTCTCTTCCATCAATACCCTTAACCAGACCTCATATTTACACCTCCATACCCTTCTTCACCATACCTCCTGAATCAACACAACATCGCAGTCTCATCTTCACAGTCTCtgcttcttcctcatcatcttcaCAATCTACAGAAACTAAAAACGTATGGAGAAAACAACCAGAGAAGTCAACATCGTTGAAGAAACATCGGAGGTACCAAAGATCCACCTTTCTCGACCACAAAGTCGACATGGACGAGCTTCTAGCTTCAATTCACCAAACCCATAACGAGGAAGAGcttttctctctcctctctttgtACAAAGACAGACAATTGTCTATACGCTTCATGGTCTCGCTTCTTTCCCGAGAACAAGACTGGCAGAGATCACTCGCCTTGCTCGATTGGGTTCACGACGAAGCTAAGTATACACCTTCCGTGTTCGCCTACAACGTCGTTCTCCGAAACGTGTTGAGAGCTAAGCAATTCGACATTGCACACGGACTGTTCGACGAAATGCGTCAGAGACCTCTTGCTCCCGATAGGTATACTTACTCGACGCTTATTACTTCGTTTGGTAAAGAAGGTATGTTCGATTCGGCTTTGTCTTGGCTTCAGAAGATGGAACAGGACCGTGTTTCTGGTGATCTCGTCTTGTACAGTAACCTCATTGAGTTGTCTAGGAGGCTTTGTGATTACTCTAAGGCTATTTCGATCTTCTCGAGGTTGAAGAAGTCCGGTATTACGCCTGATCTCGTTGCGTATAATTCGATGATTAATGTTTATGGAAAGGCTAAGTTGTTCAAAGAAGCTCGTTTGCTTATGAATGAGATGAAGGAAGCTGGTGTGGAACCAAACACAGTTAGTTACTCAACTCTTTTGAGTGTTTATGTGGAGAACCAGAAGTTTCTTGAAGCTTTGTCCGTTTTTGCAGAGATGAAAGAGGTGAATTGTCCATTGGATCTCACGACTTGTAATGTAATGATTGATGTTTATGGTCAGCTTGACATGGTGAAAGAAGCTGATAGGTTGTTTTGGAGTATGAGGAAAATGGATATTGAACCAAACGTTGTTAGCTACAACACGATCCTCCGTGTTTATGGTGAAGCTGAGCTTTTCGGTGAAGCAATTCATCTTTTCAGGTTGATGCAGAGGAAAGACATTGAGCAGAACGTTGTTACTTACAACACAATGATTAAGATCTATGGGAAGACTCTGGAGCACGAAAAGGCAACGAATCTCGTTCAGGAGATGCAGAGCAGAGGAATCGAACCTAACGCCATTACATACTCAACGATTATCTCAATATGGGGCAAAGCTGGTAAACTAGACCGAGCTGCAACGCTGTTTCAGAAACTGAGGAGCTCAGGTGTTGAAATTGACCAAGTTCTGTATCAGACAATGATCGTGGCTTACGAAAGAGTTGGTCTAATGGGTCATGCTAAGCGTCTGCTACAGGAGTTAAAGCGTCCTGATAACATACCTAGAGAAACCGCTATCACCATTCTTGCTAAAGCTGGGAGAATAGAAGAGGCCACGTGGGTTTTCCGACAAGCTTTTGATTCTGGGGAGGTAAAAGACATATCTGTTTTTGGCTGTATGATCAATCTTTACTCGAGAAACCAAAGGTACGTGAATGTTATTGAAGTGTTTGAGAAAATGAGAAGCGCTGGTTATTTTCCGGATTCAAACGCGATAGCTATAGTGTTGAACGCTTATGGGAAACAAAGAGAGTTCGAAAAGGCGGATACGGTTTACAGAGAGATGCAAGAGGAAGGATGTGTTTTTCCTGATGAAGTTCATTTCCAGATGCTGAGTTTATACTCGTCCAAGAAAGATTTTGAGATGGTTGAATCTTTGTTTGAGAGATTGGAGTCTGATCCTAACATCAATAGTAAGGAGTTGCATTTGGTTGTGGCGGCTTTGTATGAGAGAGCAGATAAACTAAACGATGCTTCAAGAGTCATGAATCGAATGAGAGAACGAGGACTTCTAAAGCCCTTTTCTAGATGA
- the LOC106422839 gene encoding uncharacterized protein LOC106422839 yields MVKPGVATPAKISESTRFYPYFKDCIEAFGGTHISAMIPTSDVPSYRNRKGFISQNVFAACNFDLEFMYVLSGWERSAHDSKILSNALTRHGSRLTIPEDCGFANRQKLLAPFRRTHYHLQEFKGEGRDPKNQNELFDFRHASLRNVIERIFGIFKSRFLIFKSAPPFPFTTQAELVLACAGLHNFLRKHCRSDAFPVEVIPPNNEQANFEEVVHVGALESQQREYANN; encoded by the exons ATGGTAAAGCCTGGAGTTGCAACACCTGCTAAGATAAGTGAGAGCACAAGATTTTATCCCTACTTCAAG GACTGTATTGAAGCTTTCGGTGGTACACATATATCTGCAATGATACCAACTTCTGATGTTCCAAGCTATCGTAATCGCAAAGGATTTATATCACAAAATGTCTTTGCAGCTTGCAACTTTGATTTGGAATTCATGTATGTTCTTAGTGGATGGGAAAGATCAGCTCATGATTCGAAAATTTTAAGCAATGCTTTGACAAGACACGGTAGCAGATTAACCATTCCAGAAG ACTGTGGATTTGCAAATCGTCAAAAATTATTAGCTCCATTCAGACGTACTCACTATCATTTACAAGAATTTAAAGGTGAAGGCCGTGATCCTAAAAATCAAAACGAGTTGTTCGATTTTCGGCATGCATCTTTGAGAAACGTGATTGAGCGAATCTTCGGTATTTTCAAATCGCGTTTCTTGATTTTTAAGTCAGCGCCTCCTTTTCCTTTTACAACACAAGCAGAATTGGTTTTAGCTTGTGCTGGATTACATAACTTTCTACGGAAGCATTGTCGTTCTGATGCTTTTCCAGTGGAAGTGATCCCTCCAAACAATGAACAAGCAAATTTTGAAGAAGTTGTACATGTTGGTGCTCTTGAATCTCAGCAAAGAGAATATGCTAACAACTAG